The Sorangiineae bacterium MSr11367 genome window below encodes:
- a CDS encoding C40 family peptidase, whose protein sequence is MRMLLVILIVLLGGAFTAGCARSGHRRLPRDARNMTTAPPNRTPEARSMQVGRVLTFAEAQLGKPYCWGGEGPRCFDCSGLAQMAYSRAGLRIPRTSHDMAEHLPEVPMEEAQAGDILWWPGHVAIYEGEGWVIDAFNSREGVVRRYGFTDPPHRALRPY, encoded by the coding sequence ATGCGGATGCTGCTCGTGATCCTCATCGTGCTCCTGGGGGGAGCCTTCACCGCCGGTTGCGCCCGCTCGGGGCATCGCAGGCTTCCCCGCGACGCGCGCAACATGACGACCGCGCCACCGAACCGCACCCCCGAGGCGCGCTCGATGCAGGTTGGCCGGGTGCTCACCTTCGCGGAGGCGCAACTCGGGAAGCCATATTGCTGGGGAGGCGAAGGCCCCCGATGTTTCGATTGCTCCGGGCTGGCGCAAATGGCCTACAGCCGCGCAGGCCTGCGCATCCCGCGAACCTCGCACGACATGGCCGAACACCTGCCCGAGGTTCCCATGGAGGAGGCGCAGGCGGGCGACATCCTCTGGTGGCCCGGGCACGTGGCCATCTATGAGGGCGAAGGCTGGGTCATCGATGCCTTCAATTCACGCGAAGGCGTGGTCCGTCGCTACGGCTTCACCGACCCGCCGCACCGCGCGCTTCGGCCGTACTAA
- a CDS encoding esterase-like activity of phytase family protein codes for MQAVACGISAVDTGGPNMPAELYAIVDLPRIARTRELSGTALDESTNTLYALEDKRPWIVSLVASPTWRTWTVGPRITLSYPLALTHGTHTGYFEDAWDGEGLVRTSDGSFYVVANERAPAVAKFDGHGVFIEKVDVPEHYSRQAPNKGIESLALSPDERHLFMANEASLLSDGPAATKTRGTMVRILRRERATSKDEEFAYRTEPLGGGKGGDMGVSEVAALSGDDLLVLERGFQHGYGNTVRVFRVNLAGAKNVIDVPSLDDSVVTLEKTLVFDVETLQCSGAKHRGPERNPVLENFEAMTIGPALPDGRRLLFLTSDDNGRSDQVPRILIVAVKLD; via the coding sequence GTGCAGGCCGTGGCATGTGGCATCTCCGCGGTCGATACGGGTGGGCCGAACATGCCCGCCGAGCTCTACGCGATCGTCGACCTTCCGCGCATCGCGCGCACGCGGGAGCTCTCGGGCACCGCGCTCGACGAATCGACGAACACGCTCTACGCGCTCGAGGACAAGCGACCGTGGATCGTGTCGCTCGTCGCCAGCCCGACGTGGCGAACGTGGACGGTGGGGCCGAGGATCACGCTTTCGTATCCTTTGGCGCTCACACACGGAACACACACCGGCTATTTCGAAGACGCGTGGGACGGCGAAGGCTTGGTGCGCACCTCCGATGGCAGCTTCTACGTGGTGGCCAACGAGCGGGCGCCGGCGGTGGCGAAATTCGATGGGCACGGTGTCTTCATCGAAAAGGTGGACGTGCCGGAGCACTACTCCCGTCAGGCGCCGAACAAGGGCATCGAGAGCCTCGCGCTCTCGCCGGACGAGCGTCACCTGTTCATGGCGAACGAGGCGTCGCTCCTGTCCGACGGGCCGGCCGCGACGAAGACGCGCGGAACCATGGTGCGCATTTTACGGCGCGAGCGCGCCACGTCGAAGGACGAGGAATTTGCCTACCGCACCGAGCCCCTCGGCGGCGGCAAGGGCGGCGACATGGGCGTCTCCGAGGTGGCCGCGCTCTCGGGGGATGATCTTCTCGTGCTCGAGCGCGGTTTCCAGCACGGCTATGGCAACACCGTGCGCGTCTTCCGCGTGAACCTCGCCGGCGCGAAGAATGTGATCGACGTCCCTTCGCTCGACGACTCCGTCGTCACCTTGGAGAAGACGCTGGTCTTCGACGTGGAGACGCTCCAGTGCTCGGGCGCGAAGCATCGCGGCCCCGAGCGCAACCCGGTGCTGGAGAACTTCGAGGCGATGACCATCGGCCCCGCGCTACCGGACGGCCGCCGCCTCCTGTTTCTCACGTCCGACGACAACGGCCGCTCGGATCAGGTGCCGCGCATCCTGATCGTCGCGGTCAAGTTGGACTAG
- a CDS encoding DUF4412 domain-containing protein has translation MAEPRRCTPGVPLFLLGALASVAALTGAGCKKNSAPFEGEIGLRVQRQTGAPTDMVVSAAGERVRLDLTSIDGRKSYTLVRPDGKAILVMDSEHAWTEMDLLKAGAAVAEADPGGNPTVTKTGKTQTVADRDCEMWEIKHANGSRTESCIAEGLAAFDFGGLLPGGAPLKTSGPPGNEVHQKKMFPLRSVEFDPSGKETSRMIVTRIESMKIDPARFEVPANYSQIKRP, from the coding sequence ATGGCCGAACCGCGCAGGTGTACCCCGGGCGTCCCGTTGTTCCTACTTGGTGCGCTCGCGTCCGTCGCTGCGTTGACCGGTGCAGGCTGCAAGAAGAACAGCGCCCCGTTCGAGGGCGAAATCGGCCTGCGCGTCCAACGGCAAACCGGCGCGCCCACCGACATGGTGGTCTCTGCTGCAGGCGAGCGCGTCCGGCTCGACCTCACCTCGATCGACGGCCGAAAGTCGTACACCCTCGTGCGACCCGACGGCAAAGCCATCCTGGTCATGGATTCCGAGCATGCCTGGACCGAGATGGATCTCCTCAAGGCCGGTGCCGCCGTGGCCGAGGCCGATCCCGGTGGCAACCCCACCGTGACGAAGACCGGCAAGACACAAACCGTGGCCGACCGCGATTGCGAGATGTGGGAGATCAAGCACGCAAACGGCTCGCGCACCGAGTCGTGCATTGCCGAAGGCCTCGCCGCGTTCGACTTCGGCGGGCTGCTCCCGGGCGGCGCGCCCCTGAAGACGAGCGGGCCGCCGGGCAACGAAGTGCATCAGAAAAAGATGTTCCCGCTTCGTTCTGTCGAGTTCGATCCTTCGGGCAAAGAAACCTCGCGCATGATCGTCACCCGGATCGAGAGCATGAAGATCGATCCGGCACGATTCGAGGTCCCGGCGAATTACTCCCAGATCAAACGCCCTTGA
- a CDS encoding nitrate reductase associated protein — protein sequence MSYKRFAFEGSTHESLECVPLTVRRKLDLAGLKISLAGWQALSRAERLSLCHLPVDEPGAIDVYREVFESFAERANVPLSPLPTEASDRTQWNGPVPPAGVQARLDAMGFALQPSQWTALDEESRYALMKMAEPKRDPRKFSWVLQELGLLP from the coding sequence ATGAGCTACAAACGCTTCGCGTTCGAGGGCAGCACACACGAATCGCTCGAGTGCGTGCCCCTCACGGTGCGCCGCAAGCTGGACCTCGCAGGGCTCAAGATCTCGCTGGCCGGCTGGCAAGCGCTGTCCCGCGCGGAGCGACTTTCGCTCTGCCATCTGCCGGTGGACGAGCCGGGTGCGATCGACGTCTACCGCGAGGTCTTCGAGTCCTTCGCCGAACGAGCGAACGTCCCGCTCTCGCCGCTGCCCACCGAAGCCTCGGACCGCACGCAGTGGAACGGCCCCGTACCTCCCGCCGGCGTACAAGCGCGGCTCGATGCCATGGGCTTTGCGCTGCAGCCGTCGCAATGGACGGCCTTGGACGAGGAATCGCGCTACGCGTTGATGAAGATGGCCGAGCCGAAACGCGATCCGCGCAAGTTCTCCTGGGTACTGCAGGAGCTCGGGCTGCTCCCGTGA
- a CDS encoding NTP transferase domain-containing protein, with the protein MTAAPRVLLGIFVGGAARRMNGFPKGRLFASAAGDTGGTSIVKHLVQLGNEMSMAPVFVGEAAAYAEEAPGVVALADAPAGIGPLGGLAALLAHAREGHVIAVACDMPFVTREVLQRLRAHPSHATIVAARRTADGPFEPFLARYDVHRTGGALEAYLRGGGRSFQRLFSTCDVTEWPLSAEERAAWNDWDTPEDVPPWARP; encoded by the coding sequence GTGACCGCGGCGCCGCGCGTCCTCCTCGGCATTTTCGTGGGAGGCGCCGCGCGGCGCATGAACGGATTCCCGAAGGGTCGCTTGTTCGCGTCCGCGGCAGGCGATACGGGCGGGACGTCGATCGTGAAGCACCTCGTGCAACTCGGAAACGAGATGAGCATGGCGCCCGTGTTCGTCGGCGAGGCCGCGGCGTACGCGGAGGAGGCCCCTGGCGTCGTCGCGTTGGCTGATGCTCCTGCGGGCATCGGCCCGCTCGGGGGCCTCGCGGCGCTTCTGGCCCATGCGCGCGAGGGCCACGTCATCGCGGTCGCGTGCGACATGCCCTTCGTCACCCGCGAGGTGCTGCAGCGGCTTCGCGCACACCCTTCGCACGCGACCATCGTGGCCGCGCGGCGCACGGCGGACGGGCCGTTCGAGCCCTTTCTGGCGCGCTACGACGTGCATCGCACCGGCGGCGCGCTCGAAGCGTACCTCCGTGGTGGCGGGCGCTCGTTCCAGCGCCTTTTCAGCACCTGCGACGTGACGGAATGGCCGCTTTCGGCGGAGGAACGCGCCGCGTGGAACGATTGGGACACGCCCGAAGACGTGCCCCCATGGGCGCGGCCCTAA
- a CDS encoding porin family protein, producing MGIPFGRIGILGFGVACAILFAPGSASAQEGGFGRSPVVSVGLERVGGVSYSKLTADNSDDSASLTAFGLGSVNVNPYTAPRLGIDYISPVGVTVGGGLGFGHFSLSTKNGSRSEDQGSLTVYTFTPRIGYRIPVGPRFDLTPRAGVTFAGGKLSDGNSDASNGVFAVALSGEAVGTIRLTPSFNILTGLGFDHTVHASTSSTRSSSGGGTSTNTDDIKGALFTAQLWLGVGGYFN from the coding sequence ATGGGCATTCCTTTTGGCCGTATCGGCATCTTGGGCTTTGGTGTTGCGTGCGCAATTCTTTTCGCTCCTGGCAGCGCGTCTGCGCAGGAAGGTGGCTTTGGGCGTTCCCCGGTGGTCAGCGTGGGGCTCGAGCGCGTGGGTGGGGTGAGCTATTCGAAGCTCACCGCCGACAATAGCGACGACTCGGCATCGCTCACTGCATTTGGCTTGGGCAGCGTCAATGTCAATCCGTACACCGCACCGCGACTCGGGATCGATTACATTTCGCCCGTGGGTGTCACCGTCGGTGGTGGCCTGGGCTTTGGCCATTTTTCTCTTTCCACGAAGAATGGCTCGCGCTCCGAGGACCAAGGTTCGCTGACCGTGTACACGTTCACGCCGCGGATCGGATACCGGATTCCCGTTGGCCCGCGGTTCGATTTGACCCCGCGCGCCGGGGTCACCTTTGCCGGCGGCAAGCTCTCCGATGGCAACAGTGATGCGAGCAATGGCGTCTTCGCCGTGGCCCTATCGGGCGAGGCCGTGGGGACGATACGCCTCACCCCGTCGTTCAATATCCTCACGGGGCTCGGGTTCGATCACACCGTGCACGCCTCCACGTCGTCGACGCGTTCGTCTTCCGGCGGCGGCACGTCGACGAACACCGATGACATCAAGGGCGCCCTCTTCACCGCGCAGCTCTGGTTGGGTGTCGGCGGCTATTTCAATTAG
- a CDS encoding major royal jelly family protein: MKAVLPTLIVACVAHCAPTTPSQTANAEASEKKLEMVAEFGDQQATGVAAAKNGRIFVNFPRWSDKVRYSVAEVVSGKVTPFPDEVRNTWEPASAADRFVCVQSVVVDSADHLWILDPASPMFQGVVPGAAKMVEVDLATNTVVRTIRFGADVAPVKSYLNDVRFDRERRFGYLTDSGLGAIVVVDLANGTQRRVLAEHASTKAEKDPVSVAGQTLVVANGDRPQVHSDGIALDPTGTWLYWHALTGRSLYRAKTADLRDASLTPQALGARVELVARTHPPDGMEMDASGQLFLTDIEDSAVVRLDPRAPSAPPQVVARGPQLDWPDSLAFSPDGNDLYITASQIEHAPRFNQGVDRRTEPYRLWRLPLK; this comes from the coding sequence ATGAAAGCCGTCCTTCCGACACTCATCGTGGCCTGCGTCGCCCATTGCGCTCCGACGACGCCCTCCCAGACCGCGAACGCCGAGGCCTCGGAGAAGAAACTCGAAATGGTTGCCGAATTCGGCGACCAACAGGCAACGGGCGTCGCCGCGGCCAAAAATGGACGTATTTTCGTCAACTTCCCGAGGTGGAGCGACAAGGTCCGCTATTCCGTCGCGGAAGTCGTTTCCGGCAAAGTGACGCCATTTCCGGACGAAGTGCGCAATACGTGGGAGCCGGCGTCGGCCGCGGACCGCTTCGTCTGCGTGCAAAGCGTGGTCGTCGACAGCGCGGACCATTTGTGGATTCTCGATCCGGCGTCGCCTATGTTCCAAGGTGTGGTGCCCGGCGCGGCCAAAATGGTGGAGGTCGATCTGGCGACCAACACGGTGGTGCGCACCATTCGCTTCGGCGCAGACGTTGCGCCAGTGAAGAGCTATCTGAATGACGTGCGCTTCGATCGCGAGCGCCGTTTCGGCTATTTGACCGACTCGGGGCTCGGCGCCATCGTGGTGGTGGATTTGGCGAATGGCACGCAGCGCAGGGTGCTCGCGGAGCATGCCTCGACCAAGGCGGAAAAAGACCCCGTCTCCGTGGCCGGGCAAACGCTGGTCGTCGCCAATGGCGATCGGCCGCAGGTCCATTCGGACGGCATTGCCCTGGATCCCACGGGAACGTGGCTCTATTGGCACGCACTCACAGGGCGCTCTCTGTACCGCGCCAAGACGGCCGATCTGCGCGATGCATCGCTGACGCCGCAGGCGCTGGGCGCGCGGGTCGAGCTCGTCGCACGGACGCATCCGCCGGACGGCATGGAAATGGATGCCAGCGGGCAGCTCTTTTTGACGGACATCGAAGACAGCGCCGTGGTGCGCCTCGACCCGCGTGCCCCGTCGGCACCGCCGCAGGTCGTTGCACGCGGGCCGCAGCTCGATTGGCCCGACTCCCTGGCCTTTTCACCAGATGGAAATGACCTCTACATCACGGCATCGCAAATCGAACATGCCCCGCGCTTCAATCAAGGAGTCGACCGCCGCACCGAGCCCTATCGGCTTTGGCGACTCCCCTTGAAGTAG
- a CDS encoding DUF1349 domain-containing protein — translation MDTRKVAWHEAQWLNEPPRVDIDGEHLVVATASNGDFWRKTSYGFIHDNGHALLAPLPNGSAVEITYEARFEAQFDQAGVMVRVDERTWVKAGVEFADGLPQLGAVATREYSDWSLAPAPDWTGLPITLRASRSGDALTIRARKGEGPWQLVRVTPLAPDAVASAGPFCCSPQRAGLEVRFTRFVVGPADGSLHGGGLP, via the coding sequence ATGGACACGCGCAAGGTGGCATGGCACGAGGCGCAATGGCTCAATGAGCCGCCGCGGGTGGATATCGATGGAGAGCATCTCGTGGTCGCCACGGCCTCGAACGGCGATTTTTGGCGAAAGACGAGCTACGGCTTCATCCACGACAACGGGCACGCGCTCCTTGCACCTCTGCCGAATGGATCGGCCGTCGAGATCACCTACGAGGCGCGCTTCGAGGCACAGTTCGACCAGGCCGGCGTGATGGTGCGGGTCGACGAGCGCACATGGGTCAAGGCCGGCGTGGAGTTCGCCGATGGCCTCCCGCAATTGGGTGCCGTGGCCACGCGGGAATACTCGGATTGGTCATTGGCCCCCGCCCCCGATTGGACGGGACTACCGATTACGTTGCGCGCCAGCCGCTCGGGGGATGCGCTGACCATCCGCGCGCGCAAAGGGGAAGGACCTTGGCAATTGGTGCGCGTGACACCGCTCGCGCCCGATGCCGTGGCCAGCGCGGGCCCCTTCTGCTGCTCACCGCAACGCGCCGGCCTGGAGGTGCGCTTCACCCGGTTCGTGGTGGGGCCGGCCGACGGGAGTTTGCACGGAGGCGGTCTGCCATAG
- a CDS encoding PhzF family phenazine biosynthesis protein: protein MTSNAPFHVLHVFAVPGTTGPSGNPTTIGIHADALSSEDMRAIAARSGHESGFVSAPPAGSEFDFALRFFVPNHEMEMCGHATLGALWLLRELGLWPATRRSVAVSTKSGPVTGRLVEGDKGARIEISQPKGHVVALPDPDTHTTRIASVLGISPGDLAGPIRNAATSRVKTLVPLKSEDAVNALRPDFARMEALCEDIGSTGLYPYAAVDLEKRIFEARQFPKAVGYPEDAATGIAASALAFGLLEASLVTADERPIHVRQGRAMGQPSQIEVTFDGTNGCWLTGHVRREA, encoded by the coding sequence ATGACCTCGAACGCGCCGTTCCACGTGCTTCACGTCTTCGCCGTCCCCGGCACCACCGGTCCGAGTGGCAATCCGACCACCATCGGGATCCACGCGGATGCCCTATCCAGCGAGGACATGCGGGCCATTGCGGCGCGGTCGGGGCATGAAAGCGGCTTCGTCTCCGCGCCCCCGGCCGGGTCGGAGTTCGACTTTGCGCTGCGCTTTTTCGTGCCAAACCACGAAATGGAGATGTGTGGCCATGCCACCTTGGGCGCACTCTGGCTCCTGCGCGAGCTCGGCCTTTGGCCCGCGACGCGTCGCAGTGTCGCGGTATCGACGAAGAGCGGTCCTGTGACGGGGCGGCTCGTCGAGGGGGACAAAGGTGCGCGCATCGAGATTTCACAGCCCAAGGGGCACGTGGTGGCCTTGCCGGATCCGGACACGCACACGACGCGGATTGCCTCGGTGCTGGGCATCAGCCCGGGCGATCTCGCAGGGCCGATCCGCAACGCGGCCACGAGCCGGGTGAAAACGCTGGTGCCTTTGAAGAGCGAGGACGCCGTGAACGCGCTCCGTCCGGACTTCGCGCGCATGGAGGCGCTCTGCGAGGACATCGGCTCGACGGGGCTCTATCCGTACGCCGCGGTGGACCTGGAGAAGCGCATCTTCGAGGCGCGCCAATTCCCCAAGGCGGTCGGCTACCCCGAAGACGCGGCCACCGGCATTGCGGCCAGCGCGCTCGCGTTCGGGCTGCTGGAGGCCAGCCTCGTCACCGCCGACGAACGACCGATTCACGTGCGACAGGGGCGGGCCATGGGCCAACCGTCGCAGATCGAGGTGACCTTCGACGGAACCAACGGCTGCTGGCTCACGGGCCACGTGCGCCGCGAGGCTTAG
- a CDS encoding bifunctional serine/threonine-protein kinase/formylglycine-generating enzyme family protein, producing MKSTSIPVTVDALDILGRTIDGKYRVEELVGQGGFALVYRAMHTVWNKPVAIKLFTALANVLPDQRDRFMAAFIQEGALLTELSARSSNIVQARDVGTYTSPDGHWLPYMVLEWLPGVTLARVLAEERASNQPPWSLGELMTFLGPVAAALEVAHARGVAHRDIKPGNLFVLGQNARIGAVVKILDFGLAKMMADESQLQAALAKTGTNIKSFTPAYGAPEQFTRNYGATGPWTDVFALALVAVRMLTGRRALDGDDVAQLAYSACAVDRRPTPRNLGAEVSDDVERVFARALAVQTTERYASAGAFWLALEAAIQPVPPPVEQSISISAIPPGPPPPRGEGRGGGAVRIIAALAATSLIAALAFFILTKKTKPEEAAPTPATAPPAAPELAAAVVPTCPDDAIQIPAGQYFMGSDRKGAQPNEKPSHHVKLSAFCMDVHEVTAQDYKACSEIGQCRRAPADVDWPGITPKEHKAYSSACTGADPDKGDHPFANHPINCITWSMASTYCAARGKRLPTEAEWEYAARGPDGRTYPWGDEAPTPLHVNACGTECSAWGKSRGTALDMLYSANDGYPTTAPVGRFPSGKSRYGLYDVAGNVWEWVADWYGDYGAAEAENPVGPETGDRRVIRGGAWNGAFADWLLPSFRYAQDPEARSHGIGFRCAKSI from the coding sequence GTGAAGTCGACGTCCATTCCCGTTACCGTTGATGCGCTCGATATCCTCGGGCGAACCATCGATGGGAAATACCGCGTCGAGGAACTCGTCGGCCAGGGAGGGTTTGCCCTGGTTTATCGGGCGATGCACACGGTTTGGAACAAGCCGGTGGCCATCAAGCTATTCACCGCGCTGGCCAACGTGCTGCCGGACCAGCGCGATCGGTTCATGGCCGCGTTCATTCAGGAGGGAGCGCTCCTCACCGAGTTGAGCGCCCGTTCGTCCAACATCGTGCAGGCGCGCGACGTTGGCACGTACACATCGCCGGATGGGCACTGGCTTCCCTATATGGTGCTCGAGTGGCTCCCGGGGGTGACCCTGGCGCGCGTGCTCGCGGAGGAGCGCGCTTCGAACCAGCCGCCCTGGTCGCTGGGGGAGTTGATGACCTTTCTGGGGCCGGTGGCCGCGGCGCTGGAGGTGGCGCACGCGCGCGGAGTGGCCCATCGGGACATCAAACCGGGCAACCTGTTCGTGCTCGGGCAGAATGCGCGCATCGGCGCGGTGGTGAAGATTCTCGACTTCGGATTGGCCAAGATGATGGCCGACGAATCGCAGCTTCAAGCAGCCTTGGCGAAGACGGGGACGAACATCAAGTCGTTCACGCCGGCGTATGGCGCTCCGGAGCAATTCACGCGCAACTACGGCGCCACCGGCCCATGGACGGACGTGTTCGCGCTGGCGCTGGTGGCGGTGCGCATGTTGACCGGGCGCCGCGCGCTCGATGGCGACGACGTCGCGCAACTCGCGTATTCCGCCTGCGCCGTGGATCGCCGGCCAACACCGCGCAACCTCGGCGCCGAGGTCTCCGATGACGTGGAGCGCGTCTTCGCCCGGGCGCTCGCCGTGCAAACGACGGAGCGCTACGCGAGCGCAGGCGCCTTCTGGCTCGCGTTGGAAGCCGCCATCCAGCCCGTGCCGCCTCCCGTGGAGCAATCCATCTCGATTTCGGCAATACCGCCAGGGCCCCCTCCCCCCCGGGGGGAGGGTCGGGGTGGGGGAGCCGTCCGCATCATCGCCGCCCTCGCCGCCACCTCCCTCATCGCAGCCCTCGCATTCTTCATTCTAACCAAGAAAACCAAGCCCGAGGAGGCGGCGCCCACCCCCGCCACGGCGCCCCCTGCAGCTCCGGAGCTTGCGGCCGCCGTCGTCCCAACGTGCCCTGACGATGCCATCCAAATCCCCGCCGGTCAGTATTTCATGGGCTCCGACCGCAAAGGCGCGCAGCCCAACGAGAAGCCCTCGCACCACGTCAAGTTGAGTGCATTCTGCATGGATGTCCACGAGGTCACTGCCCAAGACTACAAAGCATGCTCCGAAATTGGCCAATGCCGCCGGGCGCCCGCCGACGTGGATTGGCCGGGCATCACCCCGAAAGAGCATAAAGCTTATTCCTCGGCCTGCACGGGTGCCGACCCGGACAAAGGCGATCATCCGTTCGCCAATCACCCGATCAATTGCATCACCTGGTCCATGGCCTCGACCTATTGCGCGGCACGCGGCAAGCGGTTGCCCACCGAGGCCGAATGGGAATACGCGGCGCGCGGCCCCGACGGCCGCACGTACCCGTGGGGCGATGAAGCCCCCACGCCGCTCCACGTGAATGCCTGCGGCACGGAATGCAGCGCGTGGGGCAAGTCCAGAGGCACCGCGCTCGATATGCTCTATTCGGCCAACGACGGATACCCCACCACGGCCCCCGTCGGGAGATTCCCCTCGGGCAAATCCCGTTATGGCCTTTACGACGTCGCCGGCAATGTATGGGAATGGGTCGCCGACTGGTACGGCGACTATGGCGCCGCCGAAGCCGAAAACCCCGTCGGCCCAGAAACCGGCGACCGCCGGGTCATCCGCGGCGGCGCCTGGAATGGAGCCTTCGCCGATTGGCTCCTCCCCTCGTTTCGCTACGCGCAAGATCCCGAGGCACGGAGCCACGGGATCGGTTTTCGCTGCGCGAAGTCCATCTAA